Proteins from one Schistocerca americana isolate TAMUIC-IGC-003095 unplaced genomic scaffold, iqSchAmer2.1 HiC_scaffold_62, whole genome shotgun sequence genomic window:
- the LOC124587767 gene encoding uncharacterized protein LOC124587767 translates to MCYCVQAVVQNCDRIHPPVEREKEIEIKVAKMFEVKIYYPQLFLSVTNMSDIRAVQDCQRLGSTHVTTDLSIADIVFSSRSPICFTALRTLKIVRGNPTLTLFKPGTRAECAIISALELCPFLTELSLDVESLSANYLDSLEGLGRLEVLRIHCRSLNDLTFLRHCSDKLEELELESCDDLPSAAYAELRHLGKLQMLRLCDCRVGGADMEVAAAGVRSLEKLQLDRCGMLSDLSFLRFCSQLRELRVEAEDVVLTGLKHLPTGLRSLCLVNNALTGDELSEVLPFLRLLEELNLCNTELVQLGFLRYCRRLRRLCLKNSTWPDTSELSSPCNLTRLETLVREGAGTMWTYSPERCCHCRDWTLCRWPTYRTPPGGPSASGRNVALCCFSEFTGWRWMPVGNLNT, encoded by the exons ATGTGCTACTGTGTGCAAGCAGTGGTACAAAATTGTGACAGGATTCACCCACCTGTGGAAAGGGAAAAG GAAATCGAAATCAAGGTGGCCAAAATGTTTGAGGTGAAAATTTACTACCCGCAGTTGTTTCTGTCAGTGACAAACATGTCTGACATACGAGCTGTGCAGGACTGTCAGAGACTAGGGTCTACGCACGTGACAACTGATCTCAGCATAGCAGATATCGTCTTCTCTTCTCGTTCGCCTATCTGTTTTACGGCGCTCCGGACGCTGAAGATCGTCAGAGGGAACCCGACACTGACACTCTTCAAGCCGGGCACTAGGGCGGAATGTGCCATCATCTCTGCCCTGGAGCTGTGCCCATTTCTCACAGAGCTGAGCCTCGACGTAGAGTCCCTGTCGGCGAACTACTTGGACTCTCTGGAAGGGCTCGGCCGGCTGGAGGTTCTGAGAATCCACTGCCGCAGTCTGAACGACCTGACATTCCTACGGCACTGCTCGGATAAACTGGAGGAACTGGAACTGGAAAGTTGCGACGACTTGCCGTCGGCTGCGTACGCGGAGCTCCGCCACCTAGGGAAACTGCAGATGTTGCGGCTGTGCGACTGCCGTGTGGGGGGAGCGGATATGGAGGTGGCCGCGGCAGGTGTGAGGTCTCTCGAGAAGCTGCAGTTGGACCGTTGCGGAATGCTCTCGGACCTGTCCTTCTTGCGGTTCTGCAGCCAGCTGCGGGAGCTCCGCGTCGAGGCCGAGGACGTGGTGCTGACTGGTCTGAAGCACCTGCCCACCGGACTCCGCTCGCTCTGCCTCGTCAACAACGCTCTGACCGGTGACGAACTCTCCGAGGTGCTCCCGTTCCTGCGGCTGCTCGAGGAACTGAACCTCTGCAACACGGAGCTGGTCCAACTGGGCTTCCTCCGCTACTGTCGCAGACTGCGCCGCCTCTGCCTCAAGAACTCTACCTGGCCCGACACGTCGGAACTGTCGAGCCCGTGCAATCTGACGCGGCTCGAGACGTTGGTCCGAGAAGGTGCGGGGACGATGTGGACGTACTCTCCGGAACGGTGTTGTCACTGCCGCGACTGGACACTCTGTCGCTGGCCTACGTACAGGACGCCGCCGGGAGGTCCCTCAGCCAGTGGTCGCAACGTCGCGCTTTGTTGCTTTTCTGAGTTTACGGGTTGGAGGTGGATGCCCGTTGGGAACTTGAACACCTGA